The DNA sequence cgccaccaagctcttgctgacGCGATGCggcggaagcgagcgccatctggaggtattgcaaagAACCGAGCGCGCCGCTCTGTGGCCCCCAAGATTCTCGTGTGCCGGCGCGCGTGAATGGCGGACGCCTTGGCCGGTCTATGAAtgatagaaacgctggaaaaggggtttatttgagTTTTCGcttaacagaattacgttttctcgtatattcaaattacattccGAGAGCTATCACGTATTGGTTATGtacaagtcgtactttacgatttttatACGTATTTTAGCTCAAGAAATAAAATTAGCTCAGTAACTTCCTTgagccacatggagggcctgggtatgggtgggaCGAATATATCTCTTTGCCGTAATGACGTTGGACGCTGAACGCCGACCCAACCGGATTTTCTGCACATAagatcaactagcccaacagaaGTGTATTCTAGTACATTGGGCCCTTCTTTCtgcttgttttctctctcttcacTCCCCGAGGTTTAGCGCTCGTCCGCGTCTGTGGTGTCTTCTTTATGCGTATGTGTATCTTTTGCGCTGTATTTGGAATTTGCAAGACGTTCAATGTATATGCATATGCGTGCGTGTATAGGTGGTGTCTGCGGCGTCTTGTGGCGTCCAAGCAGTCAAAGTTTACGCCTTATAAGGTGGCGCCCTCTAGATTTGAAATGCAGTCGTAAATgctatgcttttgctggttgAAGACGCCGGACGCGATTTTAGGTGCCGAAAACACGTCATATAGACGTCTTGTTTTTGGACTCCACCTGTTTACGATAAGCTTCCAGCCCACtgtcatttctgtttttttttctgtgcttttcTGAATAGGTGTCCAAATCAACGTCCCAAACCCCGTGAAGTTAAAATGCAGATCTTAGAGGCTATGCTTTTCTGGTTGAATGCAAGCTCCAGAATCACGTTGAACACTACAAGACGTGCTTCTGACTCCTGCAATTGCTTCCGCCTCACACAACCAGCCAATACATAGCCTGTGAAGTCTGCGTTTTTAATTTAGAAGACGTTACATTCATAGAGGTAGTATAATGGTTACATTAGTGTGTTGTGTTAATATCCACGTCTCACTATAGACTTAAAATACAGATTTTAAAGGTAGTGTTATTGCTGTTTGAATGTGGCGAAAGCAATTTCAAAAGCCGGAAATACCTCGTAGACGTCGAGTTTTGAACACCACCTATTTTAAAAaggctggtggcgccatctatacAAAACTTTTCATAGTATTCTCAAGTGCTGACTCTAGGATGCATCGGAAACGGAAACGGGATACGCTGTATTGGTATTCTATGGTATGCGTTCCGTGGGTTCCGCGTTTGCTTGCGCGATTTTTGGTAAATATGGTAATTTAATTCTAGTAAGTTATATTCGCCGCGACAATACGACAAAAGACCAGTGCTCACGCCACAGCTCGCGTCGCCGTTCCTCATCCCTGTCCGAAGAAATTATGTCGCTCGAAGCGATCGACGCGGAGCTACAATGTTGATGGAAGTCGTGACAGCCACCAGCGCGATCGCCGTCCTGCTCTCGGCCGTGTTTCTCAAAGAAGCTTCGAGCTTCCGCGACATCACGGCTGAAGTATTCGGCAGCGCCCAACCGAGCGTTCTCGGCGCCTTCGGCGACTTCAACTCGGACAAGCTCACCGATCTCTTCCTCACGTCGAATGATTCCCACAAGCTGGAGATATGGGCCGCCACGGGCGTGAAGCCGTCGTTCGAGAAGTCCGAGGTGCAGTGCACCGTTCCGGGCGTCATCACGGGCATCATGCCGGGCGACTTCGACGGTGACTCCATCATGGACGTGCTGGTAACGTCCAAGGACGGCGGCGACAAGTCCGACGCCCTCGACGTTCGAATCTTCTGGGGTCGCTTGCGAATGGGCGTGGACTGCGAGAACAGCACGCACATAGCGGGCGTAGGCTGGCAGCCGCTGCTGTTGGACTACAACGGTGACCGGATCGTCGACCTACTGTCCGCGCGAGTGGAAGACCCCCACACGAGGACCGTGTGGATGTTCGGTCCGAGCAGGACTCCGGCGACCGTGGCGCTCGGTGTGGGTGCGAGCGCGCTCTCGAAGCCGCACTCGAATTCCTTCGTGGACCTGAATGACGACATGACCGCCGATCTTATGCTTACCTCTGAGTCCTCCATGGAGGTCTGGTACTGGGTCGGCAACAGTTCGTTCAGCGGTCCGAACAGGCGCGACTACCCGCCTGACGCCGCAGTGAAAGGTCAGTCCCTCTTTGTCGACGTCGACGCAGACGGCGACATGGAGCACGTAATGCCCGTCTGCCTCGGAAGCTCCGACTGTAAGCACTCGGCGATAATGGTGCTCAACGGCAGTAGCCACTGGGTCACCTGGTTCGAGTCATTTCAAGACGCCGCCAACTACACTTGGAAATTCCATGTCGATGAGGGCCAACCGTCCGACGTCGCGATTCCAGTCGCCTTACGTACAGGGGACGTTGACATGGACGGTTACCCCGACTTCTTGGCGATATTGGAAGGCAAGccgccgggccagaagaagataGTCACCCGGGTCACACTCCTGCTCAATGTCCGCTGCCCGAGCTGCCCGTTCGGGCGAAACTTGGTCCCTTACTGGAATTACGGAGCCCTGGCGAACTTTGACTCCGCCAAGCTGGCAGCGTTCTTCGACATCGACGAAGACGGGCACATGGACATCCTGCTGACTAACGGAACCAGGCAGAATGGCTTTCACACGTACGCGCTTCGCAACCAGTTTAGCGACGATGCGTGCTTCATCAAGGTTTTGGCTGTAAGCGGCCTCTGCTACACCGACTGCCCACAGGGTCACCTGGCCTACGGCACGAATCAACCGGGTCCCCTCGTGCGGTACCGGATCATAACGTCCAGTGGCCACCCGCAGGTGTGTACCTTTTGCATTGGCCGGAATGCCAATTTGTGCGTTGTGA is a window from the Dermacentor albipictus isolate Rhodes 1998 colony chromosome 6, USDA_Dalb.pri_finalv2, whole genome shotgun sequence genome containing:
- the LOC135910496 gene encoding T-cell immunomodulatory protein, which translates into the protein MLMEVVTATSAIAVLLSAVFLKEASSFRDITAEVFGSAQPSVLGAFGDFNSDKLTDLFLTSNDSHKLEIWAATGVKPSFEKSEVQCTVPGVITGIMPGDFDGDSIMDVLVTSKDGGDKSDALDVRIFWGRLRMGVDCENSTHIAGVGWQPLLLDYNGDRIVDLLSARVEDPHTRTVWMFGPSRTPATVALGVGASALSKPHSNSFVDLNDDMTADLMLTSESSMEVWYWVGNSSFSGPNRRDYPPDAAVKGQSLFVDVDADGDMEHVMPVCLGSSDCKHSAIMVLNGSSHWVTWFESFQDAANYTWKFHVDEGQPSDVAIPVALRTGDVDMDGYPDFLAILEGKPPGQKKIVTRVTLLLNVRCPSCPFGRNLVPYWNYGALANFDSAKLAAFFDIDEDGHMDILLTNGTRQNGFHTYALRNQFSDDACFIKVLAVSGLCYTDCPQGHLAYGTNQPGPLVRYRIITSSGHPQESCSSQLYQSAHYALQLPYSVFGIGQSPNFVDVLTVALANNESTEHLSVHHQWTQIIPNSQMVVIPYPANDPSRWVNKLFVTPGRQVLLTFVALAGTCVFIVLTIGALHWLEKREDRRMKLQEAQQFHFDAM